One Deinococcus planocerae DNA window includes the following coding sequences:
- a CDS encoding MaoC family dehydratase: protein MNEDLNRPQGRYFEELPVGTLIRHRITRTVTEADNVFFTTLTMNPQPLHLDHEYAATTEFGRPLVNSLLTLSLLVGLSVHELTLGTLVANLGLTDVVFPKPVFHGDTLRAESEVLEVRHSRSRPDAGIVTVEHRAINQRGEVVARCKRTALMQRRP, encoded by the coding sequence GTGAACGAGGACCTGAACCGCCCCCAGGGCCGCTACTTCGAGGAACTGCCGGTCGGCACCCTGATCCGCCACCGGATCACGCGGACGGTGACGGAGGCGGATAACGTCTTTTTCACCACGCTGACGATGAACCCGCAGCCGCTGCACCTCGACCACGAGTACGCCGCCACGACCGAGTTCGGGCGCCCGCTGGTGAACAGCCTCCTGACGCTGAGCCTGCTCGTGGGCCTGAGCGTCCACGAACTCACGCTGGGCACCCTCGTCGCCAACCTGGGGCTGACGGACGTGGTATTCCCGAAACCCGTCTTCCACGGAGACACCCTGCGCGCGGAGTCGGAGGTGCTGGAGGTGAGGCACAGCCGCAGCCGACCGGACGCCGGGATCGTCACCGTCGAGCACCGGGCAATCAACCAGCGGGGCGAGGTGGTGGCGCGCTGCAAACGGACGGCGCTGATGCAGCGCAGGCCGTGA
- a CDS encoding HpcH/HpaI aldolase/citrate lyase family protein: protein MTLSPTPRPRSVLFAPGNRAELIAKLPRAEPDAVVLDLEDAVPSDPEAKATARTVTRDAARELIAAHPHLAVFVRVNAVHSPFFEDDLGVLTPELAGVVVPKLESAADVRLVAGALSERGLSLPVMAGLETGAGVWNAREILVPPVAWAYFGAEDYTTDLGGQRTPGNLEVLYARSRVALAARLAGVPALDIVVTRLGDEAAFREDAAQGRALGYAGKLCIHPAQVPLAHAYFGSTDAEAARARRLLGAAHEAAQSGRGAFAFEGQMVDEPMLARARAILHARGEHS from the coding sequence TTGACCCTCTCTCCCACCCCGCGCCCCCGCAGCGTGCTCTTCGCGCCGGGCAACCGCGCCGAATTGATCGCCAAGCTGCCCCGCGCCGAGCCGGATGCCGTCGTCCTCGACTTGGAGGACGCCGTGCCCAGTGACCCCGAGGCCAAGGCGACGGCCCGGACCGTCACGCGGGACGCAGCGCGTGAGCTGATCGCCGCCCACCCCCACCTCGCGGTGTTCGTGCGGGTGAACGCCGTGCACTCGCCCTTTTTCGAGGACGACCTGGGCGTGCTCACCCCCGAACTCGCGGGCGTGGTCGTCCCCAAGCTGGAGTCGGCGGCGGACGTGCGGCTCGTGGCGGGGGCACTCTCGGAGCGGGGCCTGAGCCTGCCCGTCATGGCGGGGCTGGAGACGGGCGCGGGGGTGTGGAACGCGCGGGAGATTCTGGTGCCGCCCGTGGCGTGGGCGTACTTCGGGGCGGAGGACTATACGACCGACCTGGGGGGGCAGCGCACACCGGGAAACCTGGAGGTGCTGTACGCCCGCTCGCGGGTGGCCCTCGCCGCCCGGCTGGCGGGGGTGCCCGCCCTCGACATCGTGGTCACGCGGCTGGGGGACGAGGCCGCCTTCCGCGAGGACGCCGCGCAGGGCCGGGCGCTGGGGTACGCGGGGAAGCTGTGCATCCACCCGGCGCAGGTGCCCCTGGCCCACGCCTACTTCGGGTCCACCGACGCCGAGGCCGCGCGGGCCCGCCGTCTGCTGGGCGCCGCTCACGAGGCGGCCCAATCGGGGCGCGGCGCCTTCGCCTTCGAGGGGCAGATGGTGGACGAGCCGATGCTGGCGCGGGCGCGGGCGATCCTGCACGCGCGGGGGGAGCATTCGTGA
- a CDS encoding GNAT family N-acetyltransferase, translating into MDLTFTRGDVEAASGVLTATAAHLAALGRSLWPVSSLTPQRLERQYPAPTWRVAWLGTRPVGTFSLLPEDPLFWPEAAPGEALYLHKLGVHPDAQGQGLASLLLEEAVRETREAGVPLLRLDTAATRPKLRALYEAAGFGAVDERHVRGFHVVRYELGV; encoded by the coding sequence ATGGACCTCACCTTCACCCGGGGGGACGTGGAGGCCGCCTCGGGCGTGCTCACGGCGACCGCCGCCCACCTCGCCGCGCTGGGGAGGTCGCTGTGGCCCGTCTCCAGCCTGACGCCGCAGCGGCTGGAGCGGCAGTACCCGGCCCCGACGTGGCGCGTCGCGTGGTTGGGAACCCGGCCCGTCGGCACCTTCAGCCTCCTGCCCGAGGACCCGCTCTTCTGGCCGGAGGCGGCACCTGGAGAGGCGCTCTATCTGCACAAGCTTGGCGTTCACCCGGACGCGCAGGGCCAGGGCCTCGCTTCCCTGCTGCTGGAGGAGGCCGTGCGGGAGACGCGGGAGGCCGGGGTCCCCCTCCTGCGCCTCGACACCGCGGCGACCCGGCCCAAACTCCGCGCCCTGTACGAGGCGGCGGGCTTCGGGGCGGTGGACGAGCGGCACGTCCGGGGCTTTCACGTCGTGCGGTACGAGCTGGGCGTGTAG
- a CDS encoding Rieske 2Fe-2S domain-containing protein has product MSPGSRTLTRRGLLERWWVVPVAGTLGAFGYMGWYASRVTFGKEGAGEPDFQPGETVRVASRAELEGEWAEVNFTYAGRPCVLLRVPEPVPGGLSADGAHYVAYSRICTHLGCAVNLVRDTEVLAFAYNYRPPAGDRHPQLGCPCHYSVFDPLKAGEAVFGKANGPLPRVRLEARGEDLHATGIEPAPALGG; this is encoded by the coding sequence GTGAGCCCCGGCTCCAGAACACTGACCCGGCGCGGCCTGCTCGAACGCTGGTGGGTGGTGCCGGTGGCGGGCACGCTGGGGGCGTTCGGGTATATGGGCTGGTACGCCTCGCGCGTGACCTTCGGGAAGGAGGGGGCGGGCGAGCCGGACTTCCAGCCGGGGGAGACAGTGCGGGTGGCCTCCCGTGCGGAGCTGGAAGGCGAGTGGGCGGAGGTGAACTTCACCTATGCCGGTCGTCCCTGCGTCCTGCTGCGGGTGCCCGAGCCCGTGCCCGGCGGCCTGAGCGCGGACGGGGCGCATTATGTCGCCTACTCGCGGATTTGCACCCACCTGGGCTGCGCGGTGAACCTCGTGCGCGACACCGAGGTCCTCGCCTTCGCGTACAACTACCGCCCGCCCGCGGGGGACCGGCACCCGCAGCTCGGCTGCCCGTGCCACTACAGCGTGTTCGACCCGTTGAAGGCCGGGGAGGCCGTCTTCGGCAAGGCGAACGGCCCGCTGCCCCGGGTGCGGCTGGAGGCGCGTGGCGAGGACCTGCACGCGACGGGCATCGAGCCCGCCCCGGCGCTGGGGGGCTAG
- a CDS encoding c-type cytochrome: MILGLTVFALFVLAALWLVLQPLRAGAPADPDAPERERLTAEQGRLYGELANLTDEARRPDLERRAALTLRSLDALPPAPPSRERSGRTRTLALTGLTVAALVTVAGAVTLVPRWQLASLGAGEAQDVRDVLALPGLRKRAEASGHKAAYLAWGRAAFDSARYAQAVLAYGNALRLDPRQPEALRRLGILLLTRPDQQGQNAQDPTPEEAQQAFRLIQAAAQLAPQEPESQLLLGFALARFGQDADALTALERYRTLDPKGRDADELITAIRARQNEDDPGLKVYAANCASCHGPNGQGGLGPNLRVSTLSREALRSVTVNGKGAMPAYPNLKPEELNALLDVLERWQREGQ, encoded by the coding sequence GTGATCCTCGGCCTGACCGTCTTCGCCCTCTTCGTGCTCGCCGCGCTGTGGCTGGTGTTGCAGCCGCTCAGGGCAGGGGCCCCCGCCGATCCTGACGCCCCTGAGCGCGAGCGGCTGACCGCTGAGCAGGGCCGCCTGTACGGGGAACTGGCGAACCTGACGGACGAGGCCCGGCGCCCCGACCTCGAACGCCGCGCGGCGCTGACCCTGCGCTCACTGGACGCCCTGCCGCCCGCCCCGCCCTCCCGGGAACGGAGCGGGCGGACGCGCACCCTCGCGCTGACGGGGCTGACCGTGGCCGCGCTCGTGACCGTCGCCGGGGCGGTGACCCTCGTGCCGCGCTGGCAGCTCGCCTCGCTGGGGGCGGGCGAGGCGCAGGACGTGCGGGACGTGCTCGCGCTGCCGGGCCTGAGGAAGAGGGCCGAGGCCAGCGGGCATAAGGCGGCGTACCTCGCCTGGGGGCGGGCCGCCTTCGACTCCGCCCGGTACGCGCAGGCCGTCCTCGCGTACGGGAACGCGCTGAGGCTCGATCCCCGGCAGCCCGAGGCGTTGCGGCGGCTGGGCATCCTGCTCCTGACGCGGCCCGATCAGCAGGGGCAGAACGCGCAAGACCCTACGCCCGAGGAGGCGCAGCAGGCTTTCCGCCTCATCCAGGCGGCGGCGCAGCTCGCCCCGCAGGAGCCCGAGTCGCAGCTTCTCCTCGGCTTCGCGCTCGCCCGCTTCGGGCAGGACGCAGACGCGTTGACGGCGCTCGAACGCTACCGGACCCTCGACCCCAAGGGCCGCGACGCGGACGAGCTGATCACCGCCATCCGCGCCCGGCAAAACGAGGACGACCCCGGCCTCAAGGTCTACGCCGCGAACTGCGCGAGCTGCCACGGCCCGAACGGTCAGGGGGGCCTGGGGCCCAACCTCCGCGTGTCCACCCTCTCCCGCGAGGCGCTTAGAAGCGTGACCGTCAACGGCAAGGGCGCCATGCCCGCCTACCCGAACCTGAAGCCCGAAGAATTGAATGCCCTGCTCGACGTGCTGGAGCGGTGGCAGAGAGAAGGCCAGTGA
- a CDS encoding cytochrome c-type biogenesis protein encodes MRRSVVRGSWSVVRGLLALVLGLLLSVSLALTPEQEARAKSVGSNLRCPICTGVPITESTNDISREMLRDVREQVAAGRSDRDIYAYFSARYGNFVLLDPPKEGAGALLWGAPLLALAGGGVVLWAFLRKRNAATTPAPEPVAEEPFDPFLAQVRRDTRRDDRAGGGA; translated from the coding sequence GTGAGGCGGTCGGTGGTCCGTGGCTCGTGGTCGGTGGTGCGGGGGCTGCTCGCCCTCGTCCTGGGTCTGCTGCTGTCCGTGTCGCTCGCCCTGACGCCGGAGCAGGAGGCGCGGGCGAAGTCCGTCGGGTCGAACCTGCGTTGCCCGATCTGCACGGGGGTGCCGATCACGGAGAGCACGAACGACATCAGCCGGGAGATGCTGCGCGACGTGCGCGAGCAGGTGGCGGCGGGGCGCAGCGACCGGGACATCTACGCCTACTTCTCGGCGCGGTACGGGAACTTCGTGCTTCTCGACCCGCCCAAGGAGGGGGCAGGCGCGCTCCTGTGGGGGGCGCCGCTGCTCGCGCTGGCCGGGGGCGGCGTGGTGCTGTGGGCCTTCTTGCGGAAGAGGAACGCTGCGACCACGCCCGCCCCGGAGCCCGTCGCTGAGGAGCCCTTCGACCCCTTCCTCGCGCAGGTGAGGCGCGACACGCGGCGGGACGACCGGGCGGGAGGTGGGGCGTGA
- a CDS encoding TlpA family protein disulfide reductase, translated as MTDLSTKTNSTTKAPAPLWRRLLPPVLAAGLVGVLGAALLSPARNATDGGPLVGKAAPNFTLESLDDTRVSLASLRGRPVVVNFWASWCGPCREEAPLFRELSERQGAGQGLAVVGVLFQETNEQNARDFIREYALAYPSLRDPGIKTGINYGVAGIPETFFIDRAGVVQHVDRGGLDRERLNVGLEKIGVTGL; from the coding sequence GTGACTGACCTCTCTACGAAGACAAATTCGACCACCAAGGCGCCCGCTCCCCTGTGGCGGCGGCTGTTGCCGCCCGTCCTGGCCGCTGGCCTCGTCGGGGTGCTCGGCGCGGCGCTGCTGAGCCCGGCGCGCAACGCCACGGACGGCGGTCCGCTCGTTGGGAAGGCGGCGCCGAACTTCACCCTGGAGAGCCTCGACGACACGCGGGTCAGCCTCGCCTCGCTCAGGGGCCGCCCCGTCGTCGTGAACTTCTGGGCGTCGTGGTGCGGGCCGTGCCGGGAGGAGGCGCCGCTCTTCCGGGAACTCAGCGAGCGGCAGGGGGCGGGGCAGGGGCTGGCGGTCGTCGGCGTGCTGTTCCAGGAGACGAACGAGCAGAATGCGCGCGACTTCATCCGCGAGTACGCCCTCGCCTACCCCTCGCTGCGGGACCCGGGCATCAAGACGGGCATCAACTACGGCGTGGCGGGCATTCCCGAGACGTTTTTCATCGACCGGGCGGGCGTGGTGCAGCACGTGGACCGGGGCGGCCTGGACCGCGAGCGGCTGAACGTGGGGCTGGAGAAGATCGGGGTGACGGGGCTGTGA